A region of Anopheles merus strain MAF chromosome 2R, AmerM5.1, whole genome shotgun sequence DNA encodes the following proteins:
- the LOC121589076 gene encoding replication factor C subunit 1, with amino-acid sequence MSMDIRAFFGRGGSAAKPAKAPEPAKTPTVKRKAVIISDDEDETKASPSRSSKKPEQNSPSSTGAVKKRRVIESDDEEKSPAKGKHESTKPKPEKLKPVNVADVFSSAPVKRVELPKIPKKKTLEPVEQVKLEELDDDEVIPVTPQPDKKMARKDRNGNERSEKRTPEKPKATPPESKPVKREMSEERSTMPKKSPVKQKSVEQQSSSPSSEKASSKAKKKSDSDAADYKDPNESILTDEERHERKRMSAILYQKFKNRQGPANPGSKEIPEGKPNCLQGLQFVITGVLESMERDECAQVIKDLGGKVVGAVSKKCTHMVVGDDAGPKKIAQAEELGIVTLSEDELLDLIRVKSGQKPLKKSSSTKEAESAGGSSSSSKRKESPKEEKEVKKIKTEPSPRKSPKELKTESSKGRSPGKATVERKSEHSKEAVKVKVEKSPSKQPSDGAKTSPRKLEPSTTVKRELSDYQKDIKSVDNMAWVEKYKPSSTKQIIGQMGANSNVQRLTVWLSSWYKNNDGTKKHAKPNPWAKNDSGAAFKAALLSGPPGVGKTTTATLVCKELGFDTVEFNASDTRSKRLLKEEVSELLNSKSLAGYFGGRSEKVSSKHVLLMDEVDGMAGNEDRGGMQELIALIKESHIPVICMCNDRNHPKIRSLVNYCFDLRFNRPRVEQIKGAMMSVCFKEQLKLSPGVLEEIIAGTGGDVRQTLNHLALYSAGKSMAASLSVDSAKKQADSAKKDIKIGPWDVIRKVFSAEDHKHMTLNDKADLFFHDYNIAPLFVQENYLKVQPKAPRTEWLDRIALTADSLSRGDMVERRIRSNMAWSLLPVQAMFSSVMPGEFMEGHFTGQINFPGWLGKNSKSMKRKRLAQEIHDHTRVATSGSRQAIRLDYAPHLLRSIVQPLQHRGAEGVHDSLEVIKEYRLLREDIDSLVELSTWPKRKSPLDSVDGKVKAALTRAYNKAIGPYSYSAMATVKKKVHDAGQDEMDGLYGEEGEQGGATQVESDEEEKEENIDDNAFIKIKKKPAAGSTSAASSKASTSKASTAKAGGAKGKKK; translated from the exons ATGTCAATG GACATTCGAGCATTTTTTGGCCGCGGAGGATCGGCTGCGAAACCGGCCAAAGCACCCGAACCGGCTAAAACGCCCACCGTCAAAAGAAAGGCCGTAATAATTAgcgatgatgaagatgaaacCAAAGCCTCACCCAGCCGGTCATCGAAAAAACCCGAACAGAATAGCCCATCCAGTACCGGTGCGGTGAAGAAACGGCGTGTTATTGAATCCGACGACGAGGAAAAGAGTCCGGCAAAGGGAAAGCACGAAAGTACCAAACCCAAGCCGGAAAAGTTGAAACCAGTAAATGTGGCGGATGTGTTTAGCTCGGCACCGGTGAAGCGCGTCGAATTGCCCAAGATTCCTAAGAAGAAAACGCTCGAACCGGTGGAGCAGGTGAAGCTGGAGGAGCTGGACGACGATGAGGTCATTCCAGTGACGCCGCAGCCGGACAAGAAAATGGCCAGAAAAGATCGTAACGGTAACGAACGAAGCGAAAAACGCACGCCGGAAAAGCCCAAAGCGACACCGCCCGAGAGCAAGCCAGTCAAGCGGGAGATGAGCGAAGAGCGTTCGACGATGCCGAAGAAAAGCCCAGTGAAACAAAAATCGGTTGAGCAACAATCATCCTCCCCGAGCAGTGAGAAAGCCAGCAGCAAAGCTAAGAAAAAGAGCGATAGTGATGCTGCGGACTATAAAGATCCGAACGAATCCATTCTTACCGACGAGGAGCGCCACGAACGCAAGCGAATGTCGGCGATTTTGTATCAAAAGTTCAAAAACCGCCAGGGTCCGGCCAATCCGGGCTCGAAGGAGATTCCCGAAGGCAAGCCAAACTGTCTGCAGGGTTTGCAGTTCGTCATAACGGGCGTGCTGGAGTCGATGGAGCGGGACGAATGTGCACAGGTGATTAAGGATCTGGGTGGCAAGGTCGTTGGCGCAGTGTCGAAGAAATGCACTCACATGGTCGTGGGAGATGATGCCGGCCCGAAAAAGATAGCTCAGGCGGAAGAGCTCGGCATCGTGACGCTGAGTGAAGATGAACTGTTGGACTTGATTCGGGTGAAATCTGGTCAGAAGCCGTTGAAAAAGAGCAGCTCGACCAAGGAGGCAGAAAGTgccggtggcagcagcagtagctcgAAACGGAAAGAATCGccaaaggaagaaaaagaggtaaagaaaattaaaacggAACCATCTCCTCGGAAATCACCGAAAGAACTCAAAACAGAATCGTCGAAAGGACGTTCACCTGGTAAAGCGACCGTGGAGCGTAAATCGGAACATTCGAAGGAAGCGGTAAAAGTAAAGGTGGAAAAGTCACCGTCCAAGCAACCATCGGACGGAGCCAAAACATCTCCCCGTAAGCTGGAACCCTCAACCACAGTAAAGCGTGAACTATCCGACTACCAAAAAGACATCAAAAGCGTGGACAACATGGCCTGGGTGGAAAAGTATAAACCCTCCAGCACGAAGCAGATCATCGGCCAGATGGGCGCTAATAGTAACGTCCAACGGCTAACCGTGTGGCTTTCCAGCTGGTACAAGAACAACGACGGCACGAAGAAGCACGCCAAGCCAAATCCATGGGCGAAGAATGACTCGGGAGCAGCGTTTAAAGCGGCATTACTCTCTGGGCCACCGGGAGTGGGTAAAACAACTACAGCTACGTTGGTCTGCAAAGAGCTGGGATTCGACACGGTAGAGTTCAATGCATCGGACACGCGTAGCAAACGGCTGCTGAAGGAAGAGGTGTCGGAGCTGTTGAACAGCAAGTCTTTGGCCGGCTATTTCGGTGGCAGAAGCGAAAAGGTGTCGAGCAAGCACGTGCTGCTGATGGACGAAGTGGACGGTATGGCTGGTAACGAGGATCGCGGCGGTATGCAGGAGCTGATCGCGTTGATAAAGGAGAGCCATATTCCGGTCATTTGCATGTGCAATGATCGCAACCATCCGAAGATAAGATCGCTGGTcaattattgttttgatttgcgcTTCAATCGGCCACGGGTGGAACAAATCAAGGGAGCCATGATGTCGGTCTGTTTCAAGGAGCAGCTAAAGCTGTCTCCGGGCGTACTGGAGGAGATCATTGCCGGGACGGGGGGTGATGTGCGGCAAACGTTAAACCACCTGGCGCTGTACAGTGCCGGGAAATCGATGGCCGCCTCGTTGTCGGTGGACTCGGCCAAGAAGCAAGCGGACTCCGCCAAGAAAGACATTAAGATCGGTCCGTGGGACGTCATTCGGAAGGTGTTCTCTGCCGAGGATCATAAGCACATGACGCTGAACGATAAGGCGGACCTGTTTTTCCACGATTACAACATTGCGCCCCTGTTTGTGCAGGAGAACTACCTCAAGGTCCAACCGAAGGCGCCGAGAACGGAGTGGCTGGACCGGATTGCCCTGACGGCGGACAGTTTGAGTCGGGGCGATATGGTGGAGCGTCGGATTCGATCGAACATGGCCTGGTCGCTGCTTCCGGTGCAGGCGATGTTCAGCTCGGTGATGCCGGGCGAGTTCATGGAGGGACACTTTACCGGCCAGATCAACTTCCCGGGCTGGTTGGGGAAAAATTCAAAGTCGATGAAACGCAAACGCCTGGCACAAGAAATACACGATCACACGAGAGTGGCCACATCTGGTTCGAGGCAGGCTATACGGTTGGACTATGCGCCGCATTTGCTGCGCTCGATTGTGCAGCCGTTGCAGCATCGTGGTGCAGAGGGCGTGCACGATTCGCTGGAAGTAATCAAGGAATATCGTCTGCTGCGTGAAGACATCGACTCGCTGGTGGAGCTGAGCACGTGGCCGAAACGCAAGAGCCCGCTGGATTCGGTCGACGGGAAGGTAAAGGCCGCGCTGACCCGTGCCTACAACAAGGCGATTGGTCCGTATTCGTATTCGGCAATGGCAACGGTTAAAAAGAAGGTGCACGATGCTGGCCAGGACGAGATGGACGGTCTGTACGGGGAGGAAGGCGAACAGGGCGGCGCAACGCAGGTCGAATCGGACGAagaggaaaaggaagaaaacatCGACGATAATGCGTTcatcaaaataaagaaaaagccAGCGGCAGGGTCGACTTCGGCAGCATCCAGCAAGGCCAGCACCTCGAAGGCCAGCACTGCGAAGGCCGGCGGAGCAAAGGGTAAGAAAAAGTGA